A genomic region of Parus major isolate Abel chromosome 14, Parus_major1.1, whole genome shotgun sequence contains the following coding sequences:
- the AIMP2 gene encoding aminoacyl tRNA synthase complex-interacting multifunctional protein 2: MPAMYKVRPLHGTGVLAEHLPTCMYPLPNLHRAPGTAAPPQEEVDPSLLALESRQEEILKRLYELKSAVDGLSKMIQTPDADFDVTNIIQTDEFSPLTTNTADLDLMLGKDYGALKDVVINANPSVPPLSLLVIHSLLCERYKILSAVHTHSSVKSVPENLLKCFGEQTKKQPRHAYQLGFTLIWKDVPKPQMKFSIQTMCPIEGEGNIARFLFSLFGQKYNAVTSTLIDSWVDTAIFQLKEGSSKERGAVLRSMNAALGKSSWLVGNELTVADVVAWCALQQTGTANSAPANVQKWMKSCENLAPFSSVMKLLK; encoded by the exons ATGCCCGCGATGTACAAGGTGCGGCCGCTGCACGGCACGGGGGTGCTGGCGGAGCACCTGCCCACCTGCATGTACCCCCTGCCCAACCTGCACCGCGCCCCCGGCACCGCCGCGCCGCCGCAG GAAGAGGTTGACCCATCACTTCTAGCACTTGAATCCCGCCAGGAAGAGATTCTGAAGCGCTTGTATGAACTGAAGAGTGCTGTGGATGGGCTCTCCAAGATGATACAAACCCCTGATGCTGACTTTGATGTAACAAATATAATTCAAACTGATGAATTTTCTCCTTTGACAACAAACACAGCAGATTTAGATCTGATGCTTGGAAAG GATTATGGTGCCCTGAAAGATGTTGTCATCAATGCAAATCCTTCTGTACCTCCACTGTCACTGTTAGTGATACACAGTCTGCTTTGTGAACGGTATAAAATATTATCAGCTGTTCACACACATTCATCAGTGAAAAGTGTGCCAGAAAACCTCTTGAAATGCTTTGGAGAGCAGACTAAGAAGCAGCCACGTCATGCGTATCAGTTGGGCTTTACTCTGATTTGGAAGGATG TTCCCAAACCCCAGATGAAGTTCAGCATTCAAACCATGTGCCCTATAGAAGGAGAGGGGAACATCGCTcgatttctcttttccctgtttgGGCAGAAGTACAATGCAGTTACCTCAACTCTGATCGACAGCTGGGTGGACACTGCCATCTTCCAGCTGAAAGaaggcagcagcaaggagagagGAGCAGTGCTGCGCTCCATGAATGCTGCCCTGGGCAAGAGCTCGTGGCTGGTGGGCAATGAACTGACGGTGGCCGATGTGGTGGCGTGGTGTGCACTGCAGCAGACAGGCACTGCCAACAGCGCCCCGGCCAACGTGCAGAAGTGGATGAAGTCCTGTGAGAATCTGGCACCTTTCAGCTCTGTGATGAAGCTACTCAAATGA